The genomic window GAGAGTTCCGCATCCAGGCTGGCCCATTGGGTGTTCAGGCTGTCGAGCTTGCTCTTGAGTTGGGAACCATCAGCGGCGGCAAAGGTGGGGTCCAGCGTGGCCAGGCGGTCACCCTTGCGCACCACCTGACCGGCCCGCACATCGATGGTCTGCACAATCGAGGTCTCCAGCGGCTGGACCACGATGTTGGGCAATGGTGTCACCAGGCGTCCCCGTGCCGTGACGATCAGATCAACCTCGGATATCCAGGCCCAGGCAAAAAAGCTCAGCAGCGCGCCAACCAACAAGTGCACGGTGATGCGGGCCATGGGCGGCAACGGGCGCCGCTCGATCTCGTCGGCGTCCGGCAGGAAGTCAATGGCGGTCTTGTCAGACCCGCCCTTGCTCTGCGCTACAGGTGGCTTGTCTGCTGATGCCATAGTTGTTGGTAGGTTTGACTCTTGGCGAGCAACTCTTCGTGGCGGCCGCTGTCGGCCAGTTTGCCCTGCTGCATCACCAAAATGGCGTCGGCATTGACCAAAGTGGACAAGCGGTGCGAGATCATGATGACGGTACGGCCTACGGCGATCTTGCCCAGATTGCGGATGAAAATGGCTTCACTCTCGGGGTCCAGCGCACTGGCGGCTTCGTCCAGGATCAACACGCGGGGCTTGAGCAACAGTGATCGGGCAATAGACAACCTCTGCTTCTGGCCGCCACTCAAGTTGGACGCGTTTTCTTCGAGTATGGTGTCGTAGCCCTGAGGCAGGCGTTCCACAAATTCGTCGGCACCGGCCATCTGCGCGGCGATGACAATTTCTTCGAACGAGGCGCTGGGTTTGGCGATGGAGATGTTGTCGCGCACGGAGCCGCGAAACAAGAAGTTCTCCTGCATCACGATGCCGACCTGGCGGCGCAAATGCGCCAATTCAATCTCGCGCGCATCCACACCGTCGAACCGCACAATACCTTCAGCGACCGGGTACATACCCTGGATGATCTTGGTTAGCGTGGACTTGCCGGAGCCGCTGCGCCCCACAATGCCGACCACCGTGCCGGCCTTGATGGTGAACGTGGTCTTGTCCAGTGCTGCCACATTGGCGCCGGGGTAACGGAAGGTCACGTCGTCAAAACTGATTTCCCCCGTCAAGGTCGGCCGCAGACCAGCACCACCGCCACGGCCCTCTGACGGACGGTTCATGACCTCACCCAGAATACGCACCGACACTGCGGTCTGCTGGTAGTCGTTGATCAGGCCGACGATTTGTGTCAGCGGGCCCATGACCCGGCTGGAGAACATTTGGAAAGCAATCAGCGCACCCACAGTCAGGGTCTGGTCGAACACACCCTGTGCGCCAACCACAATGACCACGATGGGCAACAACTTGCCCAGGAATTCCGTCATCGCATTGCCGGTCATTGCGGTCTTGGCCACACGGAAGTGCGAGGTAATGGTTTGCGCGGACAACTGGTCCCAGGCGCGGCGCTGGGCCGGCTCAATTGCCAGGCCCTTGACGGTACGCATGCCGTGGATGGTCTCCACAAGCAAAGCCTGGCGGGCGCCTTCGGCAGCATTCAGTGTGTCCAGCTGGCGCCGGTAGGTAGGCAGCAGGCCGGCAATGATGAG from Rhodoferax sp. AJA081-3 includes these protein-coding regions:
- a CDS encoding peptidase domain-containing ABC transporter; translated protein: MAEQKSHSVVQCLTAIAQHHGLQVNPERLIEEHALPDEEPRPALVIRMAAGIGLKGQLAKLTWKGLFAQEGVFPFIGLLKDGKAVIIVGVRAGGDGAEGEVAVLNPLIPKASVHYLNKDVFTDNWSGQVILLKHTHALTDPKQPFSFRWFIPEILKQKTAFRDIAIAAVALSILSMASPIFFQLVIDKVLVHQSVSTLWVLAAGILVALGFETVFSYVRQLLLLSATNKIDMQITRRAFGHLLSLPIDYFDSTSAGVVARVMQQLEAIRGFLTGRLFFTCLDTLTLLIYVPLLFSYSVKLGSIVLVFAMLIALIIAGLLPTYRRQLDTLNAAEGARQALLVETIHGMRTVKGLAIEPAQRRAWDQLSAQTITSHFRVAKTAMTGNAMTEFLGKLLPIVVIVVGAQGVFDQTLTVGALIAFQMFSSRVMGPLTQIVGLINDYQQTAVSVRILGEVMNRPSEGRGGGAGLRPTLTGEISFDDVTFRYPGANVAALDKTTFTIKAGTVVGIVGRSGSGKSTLTKIIQGMYPVAEGIVRFDGVDAREIELAHLRRQVGIVMQENFLFRGSVRDNISIAKPSASFEEIVIAAQMAGADEFVERLPQGYDTILEENASNLSGGQKQRLSIARSLLLKPRVLILDEAASALDPESEAIFIRNLGKIAVGRTVIMISHRLSTLVNADAILVMQQGKLADSGRHEELLAKSQTYQQLWHQQTSHL